One region of Ahniella affigens genomic DNA includes:
- a CDS encoding FHA domain-containing protein: MKLQFPNGEHAAVDLKRGVNKVGSATGNEILLMAPGIASHHCDVHFDGQSATIKVVNAANSVALNGRQVMADAPIKPGDIVLFGKIGARVMAGAAAPAPAAGAAPAAAAAGKEPETEDGRTRVRQALPRYMLRGVSGSTFGKTFAIYGAMTIGRSAECDISIPADEISRTHAKVQVMPDGIAIEDLGSANGTFINDKRVHTGLAKHGDELRLDTVRFHVFAPHLEMQAQAAKPHEPVKAAAAQNPSSGGGSFKWVAIGGLLGAAALAAAYFAGLFP, translated from the coding sequence ATGAAACTGCAGTTCCCAAACGGCGAGCATGCGGCCGTCGATCTCAAGCGTGGTGTCAACAAGGTTGGGTCGGCCACAGGCAATGAAATCCTGCTGATGGCCCCGGGCATCGCATCGCATCACTGCGATGTGCACTTCGACGGGCAGTCGGCGACCATCAAGGTGGTCAATGCGGCCAATAGCGTGGCCCTGAATGGCCGTCAGGTCATGGCGGACGCCCCGATCAAGCCGGGCGATATCGTGTTGTTTGGCAAGATTGGCGCGCGCGTCATGGCGGGGGCCGCAGCGCCGGCGCCTGCCGCTGGTGCCGCACCGGCTGCGGCCGCGGCCGGCAAAGAACCAGAAACCGAGGACGGGCGCACCCGCGTTCGGCAAGCCCTGCCCCGCTATATGCTGCGCGGCGTCTCAGGCAGCACCTTCGGCAAGACGTTTGCGATTTATGGGGCCATGACGATCGGTCGTAGTGCCGAGTGCGACATTTCGATCCCTGCCGATGAGATTTCGCGGACTCATGCCAAAGTCCAAGTGATGCCGGACGGCATCGCGATCGAGGACTTGGGCTCTGCCAATGGCACGTTCATCAACGACAAGCGGGTACACACCGGCTTGGCCAAGCATGGCGATGAGCTGCGCCTTGATACTGTGCGCTTTCATGTCTTTGCGCCGCACCTCGAAATGCAGGCGCAGGCGGCCAAACCGCATGAGCCGGTCAAAGCAGCGGCCGCGCAGAACCCAAGCAGTGGCGGCGGGTCGTTCAAATGGGTCGCGATTGGCGGATTGCTCGGTGCTGCGGCGCTCGCCGCCGCCTACTTCGCCGGGCTGTTCCCATGA
- a CDS encoding zinc-finger domain-containing protein — protein sequence MSVRRDNSTAQASTTREYTVRRADLPLSCPSPEMQLWNSHPRVYLPVETEGTSICPYCGASYRLVD from the coding sequence ATGAGCGTGCGCCGCGACAACAGTACCGCGCAGGCCAGTACCACACGCGAGTACACGGTCAGGCGCGCCGATTTGCCATTGTCTTGTCCGAGCCCTGAGATGCAACTCTGGAACTCGCATCCGCGCGTGTATCTGCCGGTCGAAACCGAAGGGACATCGATTTGCCCTTACTGCGGCGCCAGCTACCGTCTGGTTGACTGA
- a CDS encoding glycosyltransferase, producing MHVLQVLPALNAGGVERGTLEIADALVRAGHRATVLSAGGRMVAPLTQLGAAHITLDLGAKSPLTLTKLPSLRRLLAGGDFDIVHVRSRLPAWMVWLAWRSLPKRRRPRLVSTVHGLNSPSAYSRIMLCGERVIVVSDTVRRYVLEHYPETNPGKLVLIPRGIDPDQFPHGYQTSADWRERFVAAYPSLAGPAPWLCLPGRGTRLKGHETALHLLANLIKQGQDARLIMLGAQQDGRDHYTEQLVATATALGIGAKVVMTPPRPDVRDVFAASHAVLQLSTKPEAFGRTVVEALQLGVPVVGFDHGGAGELLRELFPVGLVAHDDPEALGNVTLQVVQNRPIVPAFSRYRLADMQAATLTVYRDLLCTA from the coding sequence ATGCATGTGCTGCAGGTTTTGCCAGCATTGAATGCAGGAGGCGTCGAGCGCGGCACCCTTGAGATTGCCGACGCCCTGGTCCGCGCCGGTCACCGCGCCACGGTCCTGTCGGCGGGCGGGCGGATGGTCGCTCCGCTGACCCAATTGGGCGCTGCACACATCACGCTCGATCTTGGGGCCAAGTCGCCGCTTACGTTGACGAAACTCCCGAGCTTGCGGCGCCTTCTGGCGGGCGGCGACTTCGATATCGTCCACGTCCGCTCGCGTCTGCCGGCCTGGATGGTGTGGCTGGCGTGGCGCTCATTGCCAAAGCGTCGTCGGCCGCGCTTGGTCAGCACCGTTCATGGCCTGAACTCGCCGAGCGCTTACAGTCGCATCATGCTGTGCGGCGAACGGGTCATCGTGGTCAGCGATACGGTGCGCCGCTATGTGCTGGAGCACTACCCCGAAACGAATCCGGGCAAGCTCGTGCTGATTCCACGTGGTATCGATCCAGACCAATTTCCCCATGGCTACCAGACGAGCGCCGATTGGCGAGAACGCTTTGTGGCGGCGTATCCAAGCCTTGCTGGACCAGCCCCCTGGTTGTGCCTGCCCGGCCGCGGCACGCGGCTGAAAGGTCATGAAACGGCCTTGCACCTGTTGGCCAATCTGATCAAACAGGGGCAGGACGCCCGCCTGATCATGCTCGGCGCGCAACAAGACGGCCGCGACCACTACACCGAACAACTTGTCGCAACTGCCACTGCGCTCGGCATCGGCGCGAAAGTCGTGATGACCCCACCGCGACCCGATGTCCGGGATGTCTTTGCCGCGAGCCACGCCGTGTTGCAGCTGTCTACGAAACCAGAGGCGTTTGGTCGAACGGTCGTCGAAGCGCTGCAACTCGGTGTTCCCGTCGTCGGCTTTGACCATGGCGGTGCCGGCGAATTGCTGCGTGAGTTATTCCCGGTTGGACTGGTGGCGCACGATGATCCAGAGGCGCTCGGCAACGTCACGTTGCAAGTAGTGCAAAACCGCCCGATCGTTCCCGCCTTTTCCCGCTATCGTCTGGCCGACATGCAAGCCGCCACGTTGACGGTCTATCGAGATCTGCTCTGCACCGCATGA
- a CDS encoding O-antigen ligase family protein has protein sequence MNVRVLLLLSVLALLPFGRASELPILIGALIGMADLIKNPTSFRTDTLLTVILIAFLGYWLPEFVSAFDSQVAMKSWSEAALDLRYLSFLWFCRESLRSAEARAQLRVGFATLTGILVLDALVQASVGTSLGGPLQADRLSGLFGENLKLGPVLAAIFPFLVLPALERYGRAAASLAWLLAAVVVLLAGARAGWISFGLTTILLLRDVVVSRRAYLLSLLGLALLGMGSAATLYAVSPSFAERVHRTARAFDGSEAAIDHALAFRLPIWRAALGMMEAHPVNGVGVRAFRYAYADYAGKDDRWLTDGDDVGAFHAHQIVLEIGSETGLIGLLIWLVATILLIAKSRQLADAPKHDRRPAALALISMLFPINTHFAVYSSFWGTLLILMLACWLAQLARPDRD, from the coding sequence ATGAATGTCCGCGTTCTACTCCTGCTGTCGGTGCTGGCATTGTTGCCGTTCGGGCGCGCCAGTGAATTGCCAATTCTGATCGGCGCGCTGATCGGAATGGCCGATCTGATCAAGAATCCGACCAGCTTTCGGACCGACACGCTCCTCACCGTCATACTGATCGCGTTTCTGGGTTACTGGCTGCCCGAATTCGTCTCTGCTTTCGACAGCCAGGTGGCGATGAAATCCTGGTCCGAGGCCGCTCTCGATCTCCGCTATCTGTCGTTTTTGTGGTTCTGCCGCGAAAGCCTTCGTAGCGCTGAGGCTCGCGCCCAATTGCGCGTCGGGTTCGCGACGCTGACTGGCATCCTCGTGCTCGACGCCCTGGTGCAGGCGAGTGTCGGCACGAGTCTGGGCGGGCCACTGCAGGCCGATCGTCTGAGTGGCCTCTTCGGCGAGAACCTGAAGCTCGGCCCAGTGTTGGCGGCAATCTTCCCGTTTCTGGTGTTGCCGGCGCTCGAACGCTATGGCCGTGCTGCAGCCAGCCTGGCATGGCTGCTCGCGGCTGTTGTCGTGCTATTGGCGGGGGCTCGGGCCGGCTGGATCAGTTTCGGGCTGACAACGATTCTGCTGCTGCGCGATGTCGTGGTCAGTCGGCGCGCGTATCTGCTGTCGCTGCTCGGCCTCGCCCTGCTGGGTATGGGGTCGGCGGCCACCCTGTATGCGGTATCGCCTTCGTTCGCCGAGCGCGTGCATCGCACCGCGCGCGCGTTTGATGGCTCCGAAGCGGCGATCGACCATGCGCTCGCGTTCCGTTTGCCCATCTGGCGTGCGGCCCTGGGCATGATGGAAGCACATCCGGTCAACGGCGTCGGCGTGCGGGCGTTTCGATATGCCTATGCCGACTACGCCGGCAAGGACGACCGCTGGCTCACCGATGGCGATGATGTCGGCGCGTTTCATGCCCACCAAATCGTGCTGGAGATCGGCTCAGAGACCGGGCTGATCGGCTTGCTGATCTGGCTGGTTGCAACCATCCTGCTCATTGCGAAGTCGCGGCAATTGGCGGACGCGCCAAAGCACGATCGACGACCCGCAGCCTTGGCGTTGATCTCGATGCTGTTTCCGATCAACACGCACTTTGCGGTGTATTCGAGTTTCTGGGGGACCTTGCTGATTCTGATGCTCGCGTGCTGGCTGGCACAGCTTGCACGGCCGGATCGGGATTGA
- a CDS encoding glycosyltransferase family 2 protein, whose amino-acid sequence MRQPLSVVVTTLNNADTLPALLESVRFADEVYVLDSGSTDQTLELLLAAGARIGSQPFQGYGPQKAAAINAASHDWVLLLDADEAVTPALAAQIQATLMAPMCDAYRIARRERMFWQWQHPGSKHNRHLRLFDRRLISMSNDPIHAAPESRGRIGLIDAPILHWGEPDLYRKVEKINRYSSGMAAARLERASALLPLRLVFYPPLVLLKQLIVKRQLLNGWAGWINAVSLSYYAFLKDAKVLELQRQKATSAPSDQP is encoded by the coding sequence ATGCGGCAACCGCTCTCAGTCGTCGTCACGACGCTCAACAATGCCGATACGTTGCCGGCATTGCTCGAATCAGTCCGCTTTGCCGACGAAGTCTATGTGCTGGACTCAGGCAGCACGGATCAAACGTTGGAACTCCTGCTCGCGGCCGGCGCACGAATCGGTAGCCAACCATTCCAGGGTTACGGGCCCCAAAAGGCCGCGGCAATCAACGCCGCCAGCCACGACTGGGTGCTGCTGCTCGACGCCGACGAAGCCGTGACGCCCGCTCTGGCCGCCCAGATTCAAGCCACGCTCATGGCACCAATGTGCGATGCGTACCGCATCGCCCGGCGCGAGCGCATGTTCTGGCAATGGCAGCATCCCGGCAGCAAGCACAACCGGCATCTGCGCCTGTTTGATCGACGCCTGATCAGCATGTCCAATGACCCGATCCATGCCGCGCCAGAAAGCCGCGGTCGTATCGGCCTGATTGATGCGCCGATCCTGCATTGGGGCGAGCCCGACTTGTATCGCAAAGTGGAGAAGATCAATCGCTATTCCAGCGGCATGGCCGCGGCCCGACTCGAACGCGCCTCGGCATTGCTGCCCTTGCGTCTCGTGTTCTATCCCCCATTGGTGCTGCTGAAACAACTGATCGTCAAACGGCAACTGCTGAACGGCTGGGCCGGATGGATCAATGCGGTCAGTCTGAGCTACTACGCGTTTCTGAAGGATGCGAAGGTGCTCGAATTGCAGCGTCAAAAGGCAACCTCGGCACCGTCGGATCAGCCATAG
- a CDS encoding OsmC family protein encodes MEHRITASWARDGATFERNNYQRDHRVRFAGGQEIGASSAASYNGNPDLADPEQLLLAALASCHMLTFLAVAANRGYVIEHYTDEAVCELGQNPEGQTAVVRAVLSPKVRFSGDKQPDQELFRQLHERAHKACFIGNSIRTKVDLDPVLLSAAD; translated from the coding sequence ATGGAACATCGGATCACGGCAAGTTGGGCCCGCGACGGCGCCACATTTGAGCGCAACAATTATCAGCGCGATCATCGCGTCCGGTTTGCTGGCGGCCAGGAGATTGGGGCGTCATCGGCAGCCAGCTACAACGGCAATCCAGATTTGGCTGATCCCGAGCAACTCTTGCTGGCGGCGCTCGCGTCCTGCCACATGCTGACCTTCCTCGCAGTCGCGGCGAATCGTGGCTACGTCATCGAGCACTACACTGATGAAGCGGTGTGCGAACTCGGCCAAAATCCGGAAGGGCAAACCGCCGTCGTACGCGCGGTCTTGAGCCCGAAAGTCCGTTTTTCTGGCGACAAGCAACCGGATCAAGAGCTGTTTCGGCAGTTGCACGAGCGCGCACATAAGGCGTGCTTCATCGGCAACTCCATTCGCACCAAAGTGGACTTGGACCCAGTCCTGTTGAGCGCCGCCGACTGA
- a CDS encoding acyl-CoA desaturase: MRIDWVRVVPFIGLHVTAIVGVCLVGASWIAVGVAVLLYALRMFAITGFYHRYFSHKTFRTSRPMQFLMALLGASSVQRGPLWWAAHHRNHHRHSDTEHDVHSPVTKGFWFAHMGWFLTRAGFRTDWSVIPDWKKFWELKLIDRFDVFIAIGLAWILFWLGGFLQTHYPELGTSRSQMLIWGFFVSTVVLFHCTVTINSLAHQFGKRRYRTRDHSRNNLWLALITFGEGWHNNHHHFPGSARQGFYWWEVDITYYGLKMLSWLGLVWDLKPVPAELRLAGRVQS, encoded by the coding sequence ATGCGGATCGATTGGGTTCGCGTCGTCCCGTTCATCGGACTTCATGTCACCGCCATCGTCGGAGTCTGTCTCGTCGGTGCGTCCTGGATTGCCGTTGGCGTTGCCGTGCTGCTGTACGCGCTTCGGATGTTTGCCATCACCGGGTTCTATCACCGCTATTTTTCGCACAAGACCTTTCGCACATCGCGCCCGATGCAGTTTCTGATGGCCTTGCTGGGCGCCAGTAGTGTGCAACGCGGTCCGCTCTGGTGGGCGGCGCATCATCGGAACCACCATCGCCACTCCGACACCGAACACGATGTGCATTCGCCAGTCACCAAGGGCTTCTGGTTTGCCCACATGGGCTGGTTTCTGACCCGCGCGGGCTTCCGGACGGATTGGAGTGTCATTCCAGACTGGAAAAAGTTCTGGGAGCTCAAGTTGATCGACCGCTTCGATGTCTTTATCGCAATCGGGCTCGCCTGGATCCTGTTCTGGCTGGGTGGGTTCCTGCAGACCCACTATCCAGAGCTCGGCACCAGCCGCAGCCAAATGTTGATCTGGGGCTTCTTCGTGTCGACCGTGGTGCTCTTCCACTGTACCGTGACCATCAACTCACTCGCGCACCAATTCGGCAAGCGCCGTTACCGGACGCGTGATCACAGCCGCAACAACCTCTGGCTCGCCTTGATCACCTTTGGCGAGGGCTGGCATAACAACCACCATCACTTCCCGGGCTCCGCCCGTCAGGGCTTCTACTGGTGGGAGGTCGATATCACGTACTACGGACTGAAAATGCTGAGCTGGCTCGGATTGGTGTGGGATCTCAAGCCGGTTCCGGCTGAGCTACGCCTTGCTGGTCGGGTGCAGTCGTGA
- a CDS encoding NAD(P)/FAD-dependent oxidoreductase codes for MRIAVVGSGIAGLASAWLLSREHQVTLFEAGSRLGGHTHTHSVPVQGKTYEVDSGFIVMNAGHYPLFSRFLNELKVATQPTVMSFGVHEATTGYEYNATSVPTLFCQKRNIMSPAHWLMIRDIFRFYREAPALLHWPDAGPSLGEYLERGRYSKAFRDRHLIPMASALWSSPATQILDFPARYLVQFMANHQMLSTSDRPTWQVVKGGSSRYIDALTLSWSVAVRLNAPVLNVQRTDTGVSVKTGTDEALFDQVVLACHSDQALALLAAPSDTERAVLSAIRYQVNDTVLHTDQRLLPKRRTAWAAWNALIFPEPEQPCTVTYHMNQLQSLDAPVPFCVTLNCTDRIDPDKIIARMRYEHPIYTHDAVAAQSRRDQINGKDRIWFAGAYWGWGFHEDGMRSAVDVARGLGVRWP; via the coding sequence GTGAGGATTGCGGTGGTCGGCTCGGGCATCGCCGGTCTGGCGAGCGCTTGGTTATTGAGTCGTGAGCATCAGGTCACGCTGTTCGAGGCTGGCAGTCGCCTGGGCGGGCACACGCATACGCACAGCGTTCCCGTGCAAGGCAAGACTTATGAGGTCGACTCCGGTTTCATTGTCATGAACGCCGGGCACTACCCACTTTTCAGTCGCTTTCTGAACGAGCTGAAAGTTGCAACGCAGCCCACGGTCATGAGTTTCGGCGTGCACGAGGCGACAACCGGCTACGAGTACAACGCGACCTCGGTGCCCACGCTGTTCTGTCAGAAGCGAAACATCATGTCGCCCGCCCACTGGCTGATGATTCGCGACATCTTCCGGTTCTATCGCGAGGCGCCAGCGCTCTTGCACTGGCCAGACGCTGGGCCCAGTCTGGGCGAATATCTGGAGCGCGGCCGTTATTCCAAAGCGTTTCGCGATCGCCATTTGATCCCGATGGCGTCGGCGCTCTGGTCCTCGCCCGCTACGCAAATTCTGGATTTCCCAGCGCGCTATCTGGTCCAGTTCATGGCGAACCACCAGATGTTGAGCACGAGTGATCGGCCAACCTGGCAAGTCGTGAAAGGGGGGTCGTCGCGGTACATCGATGCGCTGACCCTATCTTGGTCGGTGGCGGTGCGTCTGAACGCGCCGGTCTTGAATGTGCAACGGACGGACACCGGCGTCTCCGTCAAGACCGGGACGGATGAGGCGCTCTTTGATCAGGTCGTTCTAGCTTGCCACAGCGATCAAGCGCTGGCATTGCTCGCCGCCCCGAGCGACACCGAGCGCGCGGTCTTGTCGGCGATCCGCTATCAAGTCAACGACACCGTGCTGCACACAGACCAACGTCTGCTGCCCAAGCGCCGCACGGCCTGGGCAGCCTGGAACGCGTTGATCTTCCCGGAACCAGAGCAGCCGTGCACCGTCACTTACCACATGAATCAGCTGCAGTCCCTGGATGCGCCGGTACCTTTTTGCGTCACGCTGAACTGTACTGATCGGATCGACCCGGACAAGATCATTGCGCGCATGCGCTACGAACACCCAATCTACACGCACGACGCGGTCGCGGCGCAGTCACGGCGGGATCAGATCAATGGCAAGGATCGAATCTGGTTTGCTGGTGCCTATTGGGGCTGGGGCTTCCATGAGGACGGAATGCGAAGCGCCGTCGACGTGGCGCGTGGCCTGGGCGTCCGCTGGCCATGA
- a CDS encoding DUF1365 domain-containing protein has translation MSDASALYVGQIRHRRYHPHAHTFQYPLFMVYLDLAELPSLFRDRWLWSVNRRNLAAFHRNDYHRPEVPDLAEAIRTTVASQIGQRPEGPIRLLTHLRYFGYVFNPVSFYYCFDQDGVTLHSIVAEITNTPWRERRAYVLPVRAAERHQSAWHWQFNKDFHVSPFLPMDLRYNWRFQQPDADLRVHMDVLDANDRQFDATLVMTRQALSARNLAMALLRFPWMTLKVMVAIHLQALLIYCKRNPVYDHPGSKKEAL, from the coding sequence ATGAGCGACGCAAGCGCGCTCTACGTGGGGCAGATCCGGCATCGCCGGTATCACCCGCATGCGCATACGTTCCAGTACCCGCTGTTCATGGTCTATCTGGACCTCGCCGAGCTGCCATCGCTCTTTCGCGATCGCTGGTTGTGGAGCGTGAATCGTCGGAATCTGGCAGCGTTTCATCGGAACGACTATCACCGGCCAGAGGTCCCCGACCTGGCCGAAGCAATCCGCACGACTGTCGCGAGCCAGATCGGTCAGCGTCCCGAAGGGCCGATCCGGTTACTGACGCATCTCCGTTATTTCGGATATGTATTCAATCCGGTCAGCTTCTATTACTGCTTTGACCAAGACGGTGTCACGCTGCACAGCATCGTCGCGGAAATCACCAATACGCCGTGGCGCGAACGCCGCGCTTACGTGCTCCCGGTCCGCGCGGCCGAGCGGCACCAGAGCGCGTGGCATTGGCAGTTCAACAAAGACTTCCATGTCTCGCCGTTCTTGCCAATGGATCTGCGATACAACTGGCGCTTTCAGCAACCCGACGCCGATTTGCGTGTGCACATGGATGTTCTGGATGCCAATGATCGACAGTTCGATGCCACGCTCGTGATGACGCGGCAAGCGCTGTCTGCTCGCAATCTCGCGATGGCGCTACTGCGTTTTCCATGGATGACACTGAAAGTGATGGTGGCGATCCACCTTCAGGCGCTCTTGATCTACTGCAAACGTAATCCCGTCTACGATCACCCTGGTTCCAAGAAGGAAGCCCTATGA
- a CDS encoding SAM-dependent methyltransferase produces the protein MTAHLPAATDARPDPSPHTYWTRLFRKRIHAMLAQLQGCELVLHEAGEVRRFGVPATNQETLRVQVHIHDPAFYRHVAQNGSVGVGEAYMSALWDADDLTALVRIFVQNRDLLDAMEGGVASLGSALLRVFGALRRNTLKGSKRNISEHYDLGNDFFRLFLDQNLMYSSAIFKHRDESLDVAATRKLDRICKKLDLKPGMHVVEIGTGWGGFALHAAGRYGARVTTTTISDEQYALAIQRVQEAGLTDRVTVLKQDYRLLTGQFDRLVSIEMIEAIGHQYLETYFKQCERLLKPDGLAVIQAITIEDHRYRQALGAVDFIKRYIFPGSFIPSISAMIGAMQQVSDLKLYQLEDFGTSYAETLRQWHARYLDQLDAVRAQGYSTRFQRMWRWYLAYCEGGFLERSIGVVQMLLVRPGARRVAYLPDLDPQL, from the coding sequence ATGACCGCTCATTTGCCGGCAGCGACCGACGCGCGCCCGGACCCCAGCCCTCACACCTATTGGACGCGTCTGTTCAGAAAGCGCATCCATGCGATGCTGGCACAGCTGCAAGGCTGTGAACTGGTGCTGCATGAGGCGGGCGAGGTACGTCGGTTTGGCGTGCCCGCAACGAACCAGGAGACGCTGCGGGTCCAGGTGCACATTCATGATCCGGCGTTCTATCGCCACGTCGCCCAGAACGGCAGCGTCGGTGTCGGCGAGGCCTACATGAGTGCGCTTTGGGACGCCGACGACCTGACGGCGCTGGTGCGCATTTTCGTACAGAACCGCGACTTGCTCGACGCGATGGAAGGCGGCGTTGCGAGCTTGGGCTCCGCCCTGCTCCGTGTGTTTGGCGCGCTGCGTCGAAACACCCTGAAGGGCAGCAAGCGGAACATCAGCGAGCACTATGATCTCGGCAACGATTTCTTTCGGCTGTTTCTCGATCAGAACTTGATGTATTCCTCGGCGATCTTCAAGCATCGCGATGAGTCACTCGACGTCGCCGCCACGCGGAAGCTCGATCGCATTTGCAAAAAACTCGATCTGAAGCCGGGCATGCACGTCGTTGAGATCGGCACCGGCTGGGGTGGTTTTGCGCTCCACGCAGCGGGCCGCTATGGTGCGCGCGTCACCACGACGACCATTTCGGATGAGCAATACGCGCTCGCCATCCAGCGCGTCCAAGAGGCCGGGCTGACCGACCGCGTCACCGTACTGAAACAGGACTACCGATTGCTCACCGGGCAATTCGATCGTCTGGTGTCGATCGAGATGATCGAGGCGATCGGGCACCAGTATCTGGAAACCTATTTCAAGCAGTGCGAGCGACTACTGAAGCCCGACGGCCTGGCAGTCATTCAAGCGATCACGATTGAGGACCACCGCTATCGGCAGGCGCTCGGCGCGGTCGATTTCATCAAGCGCTACATTTTTCCCGGCAGTTTCATTCCGTCGATCTCGGCCATGATTGGCGCCATGCAACAAGTCAGTGACCTGAAGCTCTACCAACTGGAGGACTTCGGGACAAGTTATGCCGAGACGCTGCGGCAGTGGCATGCGCGCTACCTGGATCAGCTCGACGCCGTGCGCGCGCAGGGCTACTCGACGCGCTTCCAACGCATGTGGCGCTGGTATCTGGCTTACTGTGAGGGCGGCTTCCTGGAGCGCTCGATCGGCGTCGTGCAGATGCTGCTCGTGCGCCCGGGTGCGCGCCGTGTCGCCTATTTGCCGGATCTGGACCCGCAACTGTGA
- a CDS encoding DUF2878 domain-containing protein, with translation MRLANALLFQALWFSAVLGAAKGLWWPALPVLGVLIAFTWRYSPTRAQDFRLLGVAVALGMIIETGFAQTGWIRYAAALPSTELAPVWILLMWAGFALTINHSLAPLMRTRWLALLSGAVFGPLAYFGAARLGAVESFGLSTLAMMLVIGVAWALSLLLLAELARVKTAAKELV, from the coding sequence ATGCGCCTCGCCAACGCGTTGTTGTTTCAGGCCCTTTGGTTTTCGGCCGTGCTGGGCGCCGCCAAGGGGCTCTGGTGGCCGGCGCTGCCCGTGCTTGGCGTACTCATCGCCTTTACGTGGCGTTACTCACCGACGCGCGCGCAGGACTTTCGCCTGCTTGGCGTTGCAGTCGCACTCGGCATGATCATCGAAACCGGGTTTGCCCAAACCGGATGGATTCGCTATGCCGCTGCGCTGCCGTCCACTGAATTGGCGCCGGTTTGGATCCTGCTGATGTGGGCGGGATTTGCGCTCACGATCAATCATTCATTGGCGCCACTGATGCGCACGCGCTGGCTGGCACTCCTGTCCGGGGCAGTCTTTGGCCCGCTTGCCTATTTCGGCGCCGCGCGACTGGGCGCCGTCGAGTCTTTTGGATTGAGCACGCTCGCCATGATGCTGGTTATCGGCGTGGCTTGGGCGCTCAGTCTCTTGTTGCTGGCAGAACTTGCGCGCGTCAAGACCGCGGCTAAGGAGCTCGTATGA
- a CDS encoding DUF1295 domain-containing protein, whose protein sequence is MIGIALIKVLLLAVLVMTAIWYLQMRTRNAGFVDVAWALLLGVSALYLSLAGTGEMTWRIALALCGGFWGFRLGLHLLHRVLHEEEDGRYRFLREHWHGHQGKFFGFFMAQAVLVLVFALPFAAVAWNEQRHSLVQVGAALAIWFLAMFGEAIADRQLAHFRSHPANKGKTCRVGLWRYSRHPNYFFEWLHWFTYVVLSIGSPYWYFSIFGLVAMGVSLNWITGIPYVEAQALRSRGDDYRAYQRTTNSFFPWFPKQDTP, encoded by the coding sequence ATGATCGGAATCGCGCTGATTAAAGTGCTCCTGCTGGCCGTACTCGTCATGACGGCCATCTGGTACCTGCAAATGCGGACCCGCAATGCGGGCTTTGTGGATGTGGCCTGGGCCCTGCTGCTCGGCGTCAGTGCGCTGTATCTCAGCCTGGCCGGCACCGGCGAAATGACCTGGCGAATTGCACTCGCCCTGTGTGGCGGCTTCTGGGGCTTCCGGCTCGGACTCCACCTTCTGCACCGCGTGCTGCATGAGGAGGAAGACGGCAGATATCGATTCCTCCGTGAGCATTGGCACGGTCACCAGGGCAAATTCTTTGGATTCTTCATGGCCCAGGCCGTGCTGGTTCTGGTGTTCGCACTGCCGTTCGCGGCCGTGGCGTGGAACGAGCAGCGGCACAGCTTGGTGCAAGTCGGTGCCGCACTGGCGATTTGGTTCCTCGCGATGTTTGGCGAAGCCATCGCCGATCGCCAGCTTGCGCACTTTCGGAGCCATCCAGCCAACAAGGGCAAGACCTGCCGAGTCGGTTTGTGGCGCTATTCGCGGCACCCCAATTACTTCTTCGAGTGGCTGCACTGGTTCACGTATGTCGTCCTCAGTATCGGCTCGCCCTATTGGTATTTCAGTATTTTCGGCCTTGTTGCGATGGGGGTGTCGTTGAACTGGATCACTGGGATCCCCTATGTCGAAGCCCAAGCCTTGCGCTCCCGTGGGGATGACTATCGCGCCTATCAGCGCACCACCAATTCGTTCTTCCCTTGGTTTCCGAAACAGGACACACCATGA